The Drosophila biarmipes strain raj3 chromosome 2L, RU_DBia_V1.1, whole genome shotgun sequence genome has a window encoding:
- the LOC108032828 gene encoding GATA zinc finger domain-containing protein 14, with amino-acid sequence MSLHWELKVLLVSCVFFSTSHAGGSCGPNRTHACVPTQFCSEGRSVVTNPAAYFNRQCFSFETCCEVNKIVFGKRYSGGQFVAGPYEQGANTNDHPNNAGGKTLNANSQIPSNTGVKGSTSNAHTPSNNGVQGSKTNFQTPSNNGFKGSTTHVQTPNNSIGKTLTTNNQGPKISDGKAIVHSTNNIPKTHINYNVEQTASVGGHSHGNSGKTFIGNPPTNLQNNHNYNHHTHNNNRNPSPNFGTNGGVHIGGKTVSNYNKLKPAANANISPDNTEEYLNTDSKPIGFDPLEPNFRMQ; translated from the exons ATGTCACTCCACTGGGAATTGAAAGTACTTCTTGTGAGCTGCGTTTTTTTCAGCACCAGTCATGCTGGCGGATCTTGTGGACCCAATAGGACTCATGCCTGTGTACCCACTCAATTTTGCTCCGAAGGTCGTAGTGTAGTAACAAACCCAGCCGCCTACTTTAATAGGCAGTGCTTCTCATTTGAGACTTGCTGTGAAGTCAATAAG ATCGTTTTTGGAAAGCGTTACAGTGGAGGACAGTTTGTGGCAGGTCCATATGAACAAGGTGCAAATACCAATGATCATCCCAATAATGCGGGTGGAAAAACTTTGAACGCAAATAGTCAGATACCCAGTAATACAGGTGTTAAAGGCTCTACATCAAATGCTCACACTCCCAGTAATAATGGTGTTCAaggttcaaaaacaaattttcagaCTCCCAGTAATAATGGTTTTAAAGGTTCTACAACACATGTTCAGACTCCCAATAATTCTATTGGAAAGACATTGACTACAAATAATCAGGGTCCGAAAATTTCGGATGGAAAAGCTATTGTGCACAGTACAAACAACATTCCAAAGActcatataaattataatgtgGAACAAACCGCGTCAGTTGGTGGTCACTCTCACGGTAATTCAGGGAAAACTTTTATAGGCAATCCGCCTACTAATTTGCAAAATaatcataattataatcaTCATACTCATAATAATAATCGCAACCCCAGCCCGAATTTTGGTACCAATGGTGGAGTGCATATAGGAGGAAAAACTGTGTCTAATTACAATAAACTTAAACCCGCAGCAAATGCTAATATTAGTCCTGATAACACTGAAGAATATCTTAATACAGATAGCAAACCTATTGGTTTTGATCCCTTGGAACCTAACTTTAGGATGCAGTAA